The following proteins are co-located in the Verrucomicrobiota bacterium genome:
- a CDS encoding NAD(P)H-dependent oxidoreductase, with amino-acid sequence MNLVFHPALQESRVNRIWKEQLEKSGKIATSRDLYVEYPDFQMDVKREQQLLREHDRIVFQFPFYWYSSPPLLKKWLDDVLTYGFAYGNKGKQLQGKDLQLILSAGGQQKFYSGFDIYATLYDLLRPFQLTANLCQMNYMIPVWMVQADSATEETIREHGNRWIEIIDDPERSNGRAFLESKPDETTV; translated from the coding sequence ATGAACCTGGTCTTCCATCCGGCCCTTCAAGAATCACGGGTCAATCGGATCTGGAAGGAGCAGCTCGAGAAATCCGGAAAGATCGCTACCAGCCGCGATCTCTATGTAGAGTATCCAGACTTTCAGATGGATGTGAAACGAGAGCAACAGCTTCTTCGTGAGCACGATCGAATCGTATTCCAGTTCCCTTTCTACTGGTATTCCAGTCCGCCTCTCTTGAAGAAGTGGTTGGACGATGTTCTCACCTATGGGTTCGCTTACGGAAACAAAGGCAAACAGCTTCAAGGGAAGGACCTCCAGTTGATACTGTCGGCGGGCGGTCAGCAGAAATTCTACAGTGGCTTTGATATTTACGCCACCCTCTACGATCTACTTCGTCCGTTCCAGTTGACGGCAAACCTGTGCCAAATGAACTACATGATCCCTGTTTGGATGGTTCAGGCCGACAGTGCGACTGAGGAAACGATCCGGGAACACGGCAACCGATGGATTGAAATCATAGACGATCCAGAACGATCGAACGGAAGAGCTTTCCTCGAAAGTAAACCCGATGAGACTACAGTTTGA
- a CDS encoding haloalkane dehalogenase: MRKLRTPDERFEGLPDYPFKPHYIETLPGYEDLRAHYLDEGNPDSKEIFLCLHGEPSWSYLYRKMIPIFASAGVRVIAPDLLGFGRSDKPIDQDVYTFLFHRNFLLRFIEALDLKNITLVCQDWGGVLGLTLPHEMPDRFIRLLIMNTGIMTGQVNEAFKEWKGFIESDEDTPIYEIFKRHAPGISDAEALAYEAPFPNKSYKAGVRKFPSLVASRPDFPGVSTSLKAIQF, from the coding sequence ATGAGGAAGTTACGCACACCTGACGAACGGTTTGAAGGGCTACCAGATTACCCTTTCAAGCCACATTACATCGAAACGCTGCCTGGATACGAAGATCTCCGCGCTCACTATCTGGACGAAGGAAATCCCGATTCCAAAGAGATCTTCCTTTGTCTCCATGGAGAGCCAAGCTGGAGTTATCTATACCGAAAAATGATCCCGATTTTTGCATCTGCTGGAGTCCGGGTCATCGCTCCCGATCTCCTTGGATTTGGTCGATCCGACAAACCCATTGATCAGGATGTCTATACCTTTCTTTTTCACCGAAACTTTTTGCTGCGTTTCATCGAAGCACTCGATCTGAAAAACATTACGCTTGTCTGTCAGGACTGGGGTGGTGTCCTCGGACTCACCCTTCCCCATGAGATGCCTGACCGTTTTATACGACTACTCATCATGAATACTGGGATCATGACCGGTCAGGTGAACGAGGCGTTTAAAGAGTGGAAAGGCTTTATCGAAAGTGATGAAGACACGCCGATCTATGAGATCTTCAAACGTCACGCACCCGGTATCAGCGATGCCGAGGCACTGGCTTACGAAGCACCCTTCCCGAACAAATCATACAAAGCCGGGGTCAGAAAGTTCCCCTCTCTAGTCGCCAGTCGACCTGACTTTCCCGGTGTGAGCACCTCGCTCAAGGCGATTCAGTTTTAG
- a CDS encoding TetR/AcrR family transcriptional regulator gives METKHQIIRSALVVLKEEGTEGLTLRKVATHAQMSLGNLQYHYRNKSALFGGLAEHYFDECSEILQGYVPLSSEEDLSKRLRHLIDFILDHLDHLTDMCRIFRELWALATRDRQISCQLSDYYRVSRREMESLFLEITSSPEGSQRIVTLLLPYFEGFSITHNALGQSKEQVADLLTQLAFGLGK, from the coding sequence ATGGAAACCAAACATCAGATCATTAGATCCGCTCTGGTAGTCCTGAAGGAAGAGGGCACAGAGGGTCTGACACTCCGGAAGGTCGCGACCCACGCTCAAATGAGTCTGGGGAACCTTCAGTATCACTACAGAAACAAGTCAGCTCTTTTTGGTGGCCTTGCAGAGCATTACTTCGATGAATGCAGTGAGATCCTTCAAGGCTACGTGCCGCTCAGTTCCGAGGAGGATCTCTCGAAACGTCTTAGACACCTGATCGATTTCATCCTCGATCACTTGGACCATCTGACGGATATGTGTCGTATCTTCCGTGAGCTTTGGGCGTTGGCGACGCGGGATCGACAAATCAGTTGCCAGCTTTCCGACTACTACCGGGTAAGCCGGAGAGAAATGGAGTCTCTTTTTCTCGAAATCACTTCTTCACCTGAGGGGAGTCAGAGAATTGTTACACTCCTTCTCCCATACTTTGAAGGGTTTTCGATTACCCATAATGCTCTTGGACAGAGCAAAGAGCAGGTTGCTGATCTTCTTACGCAGCTCGCTTTTGGTCTCGGCAAATAA